The following are encoded in a window of Cycloclasticus pugetii PS-1 genomic DNA:
- the mnhG gene encoding monovalent cation/H(+) antiporter subunit G: MMMDILSWVCLALGSFLGIVGGIGILRFPDFYTRLHAVGITDTLCAGLFLLGLAFQAGLTIASFKLFLIFVFIFFTSPTASHSLANAAMLGGLKPKLSNDDTTDSSKLGDQ; the protein is encoded by the coding sequence ATGATGATGGATATACTCAGCTGGGTCTGTTTAGCATTGGGTAGTTTTCTGGGTATTGTTGGTGGTATCGGTATACTGCGTTTCCCTGATTTTTATACAAGACTTCATGCCGTTGGTATTACAGACACCTTATGTGCAGGACTTTTTTTATTAGGGTTAGCTTTTCAGGCAGGCTTAACAATAGCCAGTTTTAAATTATTTCTAATTTTCGTGTTTATTTTTTTTACTAGTCCTACTGCCTCACATTCCCTCGCTAATGCGGCTATGTTGGGTGGGCTTAAACCTAAACTTTCAAACGACGACACAACGGATTCAAGCAAGTTGGGTGATCAATGA
- a CDS encoding monovalent cation/H+ antiporter complex subunit F: protein MMYAAATLAILVVILLPLVRALLGPTVYDRIAAMNMLGTKTILLIAVYAFLTDRHDLLDIALVYALINFIGVVAVLKLIEQGNFYTEGKTVVNNEQKMKEK from the coding sequence ATGATGTACGCTGCCGCAACACTCGCCATTTTAGTTGTTATTTTATTGCCCTTGGTAAGAGCTTTACTGGGGCCAACGGTTTATGACCGTATTGCGGCAATGAATATGTTGGGCACTAAAACAATTTTATTAATTGCTGTCTATGCCTTTTTGACTGATCGACATGACTTGCTTGATATTGCGTTGGTTTACGCGCTGATTAACTTTATTGGCGTGGTTGCTGTTTTAAAATTAATTGAGCAGGGTAATTTTTATACTGAAGGTAAGACGGTAGTTAATAACGAACAGAAGATGAAAGAAAAATGA